The sequence CGGGCTATTCGCGCCAGCCGGACTATCGCAAGCTGCTGGTTGCGCCGCTGTCGCTGCGCCGCGAGTTGCTGGCGCGCATCGAGCGGGTGATTCAGCGTCACCGCGCGGGCGCTCCTGGCCGGTTGATCTTCAAGGTGAACGCGCTGGTGGACCCCGAAATCATTCGCGCGCTCTATGGCGCTTCGCGCGTGGGCGTGCAGGTGGATTTGATCGTGCGCGGCATCTGCTGCCTGCGGCCAGGCGTGCCAGGGGTCAGCGAGCATATTCGGGTTATCAGCCTGGTGGGGCGCTTTCTGGAGCATAGCCGTCTCTTCTATTTTGCCAATGGCAACGGCCATCGCCGCGAAGAGGAGTTGTATCTGGGCAGCGCCGATCTGATGCCGCGCAACCTGGACCGGCGCGTGGAAACGCTGTTTCCCATCGAGCAGCCACAGTTGCGCGCGGCCCTGCGCGATAAGGTGCTGCTGCACCTGCTCAAAGAGACGAGCAACGCGCGCGAATTGCAATCCGACGGGTCTTATATCCGTCGGCGTCCGGCTGAGGGCCAGCCGCCGCTGGATATGCAGATGTGGTTTGTCGCCAATCCGCTCTTTCGCGCTGAGTGAACTGGCCTGCCGCCTGGAAGGCGGCGCTACAAGTGGCCTAGCTGCCGCAGCTTCCGTTCGCGCGCGCCGTGTTGGCGCCGTTAAACTCGTTGCTACCCGCTGCGCCCTGGGGAGCCTTGGGAGTCAAGGTGTGAGCTGGCGCATTGGTCGCCCAGAGCAGCCCCCAGCGATAGAAGTAATGGGCATGGGTGGCATCGTCTTTGGTCTCGACGATGAGCAGCCCGTCCTCCGGGTTGAAGGTCGTTTTATTCACCGCGCCCACGCAGGTAAAGGTCAGGGTGTTGGTGGAGTTTGGCAGAATACTCATGAGCGCGTAATACAGCGCGTAATCGTTTTTGGCGGGGCCGGAAAAGTCTATCTTCACGTTGGCTGGCAGGCTGGCGGTGGGCGTGCCAAACTGCGGCGCGCCTTTGTCATCGAAGGCCAGGGGCATCTGAAGCGCGAACTGGCTGGTCGCCAACGCCTTGGGCTTATATTGGTACAACTGCGTTCCGGCGGCGTTCTTAAAGGTGATGACCGGGGTCAGCGTGAGCGCCGCTGGCTCGAAGGGCGCGGTTTTGGTGTCGCCCGATTGCGCGATCAGGCTGGCGAAGGACGTTGCGGTCAGCCCGCTCAGCGTATAACTGATGCTGATGGTGATCTTGCCGGTGGCTGTGCCGGTGGCGTTGTAGTGGTCCCCGGCGACGCCTGGGGTGGGTTGGGTTGCTGGCTTGAATTTGGCGGCCAGGGCGGTCAGTTGATCGGCGGTGGGCGCGAGCCAGGCGGTCATCGTCGCGTCGGCGCCGGGCATCTGAAGCTGGCCGGTGAAGTCGGTGAAGTTATCGGCATGGATCGTCACGTTATGAGCGCCTGGCGCGAGGGCAGGGATGGAGATGCTGGAGAAAGAGGCCGTCTGACCAGCCTGGGTGGTGTAGTCTTTGTTATCGAGCGTCACTTTGGCGCTGGGCGCGTTTACCTGAAGGGTCAGAGTCCCGCTGCCGCCCCCGATAGTGGTGGTGGAAGGGTTTTTGGGGCCGGGGAGAAAGCCAAGCAGGCGGGTCTTTGCGCCCGGTACAAAATAGATGCCCGCCCCCAGGGCGATCACCGCTGTCAGCAGTAAGAGCAAGAGGCGCACGCGCAGGGAACTGCCCGGCGCCCGGTATTTGGGGTCTGTCTCCACCACCCAGTCACCGCGCATAGTGGTGCCTTTGCGCGGTGGTGTCTGGCCGCGCCCGCCCTGGTTTGTGCGCCCGCCAGCCATTTGTTTGCCCGAAGGCGTCCGCTGCTGGCGCATGCCCCAGTCGTCGTCATCGTTCCAGCCACGCTGATTCGTGCCCCATTGGCCGCTTTGCCCGCGCCCGCCTGATCCTGGTCGCCCGGTTGGCGGCGTCAGGTTCCGGCTGGGGCGCGAGTTCCCCTGCCAGGACGATCCCTCGTCCCAGCCTCCGCTTGTGCGCCCGCGCTGATCCTGGCCGCCCAACCCGCCCGATCTGCGCCCGCCGCTGTTGAGGGGGCTAGAAGGAGGGCGCTGCATGGGACGCGATTCTCGATTATTGTTCAGGGGAGATTGGCCGACGCTCGAATTACCCGGATTGCCCATCGAGCGCCCGTTCGCCATTGGGCTGGAGGCATTTGGTGGCCGGACGCCGCCAGGGCGCTGGCCTGGCAGCGGACCAGAGTTTCCCCCACCGGGTCGCGGACGCTCGTTGCTTCCACGTTTCGGAGGGTAGAGCCACTGATCGTTTCCCATAGTAGCAAGCCACCTTTCTGCCGTTATGCTCATCTTCTCGGCTGCTTGAGCAGCGAGGGGAATCTGCTGAATCTGTATGCTGGTCTGGCTCAGTATACCTGTTTGTGGAAGTGGTGACAACAAGTCAGGCAGAAAGATACCCAAATGGGCTATAGCTGGTGTGCGCTGCTGCCAGGAAAGAGGAAGAGAAGCAAGGCGCGCAGCCCCTCTTGTGACCAGGCAAAACGATTAATCGTATCTACCAGAGCGGGAACAGAGACGACTGTTCCACCAGGCTTCTTCAGACGCTTTGGGGCTGATGGCGCTTCCCATGCACTAGCAGATGGAGGCGACCCCTGGCGGCGGAACTATGACAAGGAAACACTGAGAGATGCTATCAAGCATTGATCCTCTACGAGAAGTAGATGACCAGGAAGTAGATGGCACGCAGGCGTTCTATCGCTTTTGCTACGAGCGCCTCGATGCGTATTCGCGGGGCCACGCGGCAGAGATTATGCGGCTGGCTTCCTTCTTGATTGTCGGTGGGTTGGGGACGCTGGTAAATCTGGCCTGTGTCTGGGTCTTTTCGCGCTACACGACCCTGCCCTATGATGGGTATATTGTGCTTGCTACCGAGATCGCGCTCCTTTGTAACTTTCTGCTGAATGATCGGTTCACGTTTCATGGGCTGGTTGATAATCAGCGCCCCTTCTGGCTGCGCTGCGTGCGTTTTCATGGCCCATCGGCCCTGGGGTTTGTGCTGACGCTGGCGATCTCTTATGTCGCCCATCACGCGCTGCGCCTGTCGCCGGTTATGGCGCAGGCCGTCGCTATTTTGATTGTGACGTTCGTCAATTTCTCGATGCACCGGCTCTGGACCTATCGCGCGTCGGCGCAGGCTGCGCTATAAATCGGCGTTATTACCGGAAGCGCCGCCCCCCACCGTTCGCCGCCAGGGACGGCGGCGGTACAGGCGGAGGCCGCGTGTACCGCCTGGAAGGCGGCGCTACAGGTAAAACGCTCCGCTTCACCTGGAAGGCGGCGCTACAGGTAAAACGCTCCGCTTCATCTGGAAGGCGGCGCTACAAGTAAAACGCTCCGCTTCATGCGGATGTGATGTTAGTTGAGCGTGCCGGTAAAAGTGCCGGAGTCGGCGTCAACGGTGATCGGGCCGCTGTCTGCCGTCTCCTGGCAGGTGGTGAGGGTGAAGCTGTCCTCGCTAAACGTGCCGCTGATGGTATTTGCATCCGTGAAGTCGCCGGTCAGCGCCTGCTTTTTATGAGGGCTGATGGGGCATTTCGGCCCACCGTTGAAGTCAAATTCGTCGGTGACAGTCGTTTCGATGTAGGTAAGGTGGCCGCCGACAAAAGCCCCTGAACACTGGTTGGTTGAAACCTCCACGTACTCAAACTTGTTCCCGTCGGCAAAGGTGAGCGTACCCGGTTCTCTGAGGGTGGTCTGGCTGTCATCGCGGCTCTGGCAGACCGTACCGCCGGTGTCATCTTTGCCGGTGATAATCAGCGTTTCCGTGACAGTCCCCAGCGCGCGGCTTGTAATAGTGATTTTGAGGCTGAAGGAGGCGCTGTTGGTGGGCGAGCCATGCGGGCCAGGGGTCTTGTTGCA comes from Ktedonobacterales bacterium and encodes:
- a CDS encoding GtrA family protein gives rise to the protein MLSSIDPLREVDDQEVDGTQAFYRFCYERLDAYSRGHAAEIMRLASFLIVGGLGTLVNLACVWVFSRYTTLPYDGYIVLATEIALLCNFLLNDRFTFHGLVDNQRPFWLRCVRFHGPSALGFVLTLAISYVAHHALRLSPVMAQAVAILIVTFVNFSMHRLWTYRASAQAAL